GGATTTCTGGCTGCCCTGAGCACCTTTCTGGGTAAGAGCATACCCGTTAAGAAGGGGATCAACTGGTTCTTTTTGCTGGCTGCCCTGGCTGTGGACCAGGGAGTCAAAGCCTATCTCTTTTCCCTGGATTGGGAGTCCATTTCTATTCCGATCATTGAACCTGTTTTCTTTCTGGAACCTACCCACAATACACTGGGCTCCTACCTGTGGGTGCTCCTGAAACTTAAAGAGGGCTCCCACCTGCTCAATATTATCCTGTTTAGCCTGGCAGGCATCGTCTTCGTTGAGATCTGGAGGTTTTATGTGCACCGAAAACGGAACAGTTTCTGGATCAATGGATTTATCCACCTTTTTCTTGCCGGACTCCTTGCCAATTTGATCGATAACGCTTTCTGGGGGGGATCGCTCGATTACATCACCATCAAACCCTTCTACACCTTCGATCTGAAGGACCTGTATATCACCCTGTGCGAACTCTTTCTGATCACCGAGTTGATCGACAACCGCCTGCTCCGGCGCCTTATCCATATGCCCAAAGACGAGAGCCGGCAGCTGAACCGGGATTTCTTCAACTTTGTGAAGAAAGACTTCGGGATCGGGCAAAAAAAAGAGGAATAGTCCACTGCGTCAGGGCATCTTTCCATCATTCTCAAGCCTTCTTATTAAGAGATGAACCCTTCTAATATCAGCCACCAGGGAGGTGGCAGAAATGGTGGCACCAGAAAGGGCATCCACCTCCTTCCCGAGTGAGAGCTCCTCCCCCTGGTACCCTTTAAATTGAGACAACCATCGCTTCTGGCAGATGGCCGCTCCGTGAGAGGAGCGATATACAGTTATGATAAGGCCCAATACAGTAAGATCTTCCGAGAAAGCAACACTGTAATCAAAATAGTCATACCTTCCCTTTGCCCGGGTCGATAGCAGGTATCCAAGGACTTTCCATTGATTCTTAAACAGGTACATTCGATCCCCATCCATGACCAGGCCTTCATAGGCGGGTTCCCGGACAGGAAGAGGAACGGATTCTGCCAGGAACTCCCCTGCAAAGATCCCGGACACAAATTTCGCCTCTTTTTTTGTTAAAAGTTCAGGGGCCTGTGTGCGGCCCCATGAACAAATAAGCAGAAAACAAAGCGTATAAATATATCGCATTTTTCTTATCTGATTGTTAAAACCACACAGCCACTCCGGCATTAAACTGCCTGTTTATGCTTTCGGAACCCTGATTCCCAAACCACTGAAGATCTGCTTTCAACATCGCACCGGCCGTCAGCTTCCAGCCCAGGCCCAGGGTCAGGTCCCTGCGGCTGAAGCCCGGATTCAGGGGGACTGAAGCTGTGGTGGAGATTTGTGTATTATATTGCTCATAGCGGATGAACGGGATTAATTCCGAATGGATATTTCCGGCCCCGTGGAACAGGTCATAGGCCAGCTCGGCATACCAACCACCCAGCGAGCTGCCCAGGTCGCTTCCCGTATATTGATTGTAGGAGGAGGTATTGGATACCCAGCCCAGGTTGGCCTGCGCACTTAGTCTCAGCCCTTCATACCGGAACCTGGCATCCAATCCGAGCATGGACAATCCCACCACGGATGAATCGGCCGATGCAATGGCCTGGTTATCTGATTTGTCAAGGGCTCCATACAGCGAGGATTGTGTTTGGCCAGTATATCCTGAAAAGCCCAGTTGCAAACCCGGCAGGCCAAAATAATTGATCTTGAAAGTCAGGTTGGGTGAACCGATTATGGACTCGGCCCCTTTTTGCCGCCCCTTTCGGAAACCATTGGAGCCGCTCAGGGTGGCTTCATCATCATATCCTTTAAATCCGTTGACCAGATAGAGCTGGTAAGAGAGTGCCGCCGAAGGGAAAGTTCCGGTGAAACCAGCTCCAATTTCGCGCCAGGTGGAGGGTACAATATATGTATCCAGGTTGGGTCTTTCCACTCCGTTGAAGGTTGACGGCTCATGATATTCGTTGATAATACCCATGGGTACCAGCATCAATCCACCTCTGAGTTTCAGCCAGGGGAGTATCTCATGCTGAAGGAAAGCCTGTTCCACAAATGCTTCCTTTACATGCTCAAACTCGATTTCAGTAATAAACTGGGTTTTCCCGCTAAACTTATATCCAAACATCAAAACAAGACGGTGCACATCCATGATTCCGTTGTTGTAAGTTCCCTGTTGCAGTAACTGGTTATAATCAATTTGTCCATATCCTCCCAAAGTAAGTTTATCCTCCTCCTGCATCATTCTTCCGGCAGTATTGGTCCCTTCCTGGCCATGCAGCCAGACTGGAAAAAAGATCATAAGCGCTAAACCGAAACATATTCCTCCAATTGCTCTCATTTTACTATATTTTTTAAAGTTAAGACACTGCAAATCTATAGCAAATTCGCTGATTGGTAGAATTTTACAGGTAGCTTGAAGAATGATTCTAAATAAAGAAACAGCGTGAGATGATGATAATCCAGCACTTAAGGATTTTACACGACTGCTTATTTAGACGAAAATACCTACAAATGGGTAGGCTCAGAGAGAGAACACGATTCCGGTCAGCTCCTCAGAAATTTCCCAGAGCCTTCCCGACACTTCCCTGGTGACCAGTTTCGGACTCGGGGTGTCGCGG
The genomic region above belongs to Bacteroidales bacterium and contains:
- a CDS encoding signal peptidase II; translated protein: MIRLYLRNISIFFSIWLVVMVIYAVSKGVTDLDFLWKFFLLPAFFLGFLAALSTFLGKSIPVKKGINWFFLLAALAVDQGVKAYLFSLDWESISIPIIEPVFFLEPTHNTLGSYLWVLLKLKEGSHLLNIILFSLAGIVFVEIWRFYVHRKRNSFWINGFIHLFLAGLLANLIDNAFWGGSLDYITIKPFYTFDLKDLYITLCELFLITELIDNRLLRRLIHMPKDESRQLNRDFFNFVKKDFGIGQKKEE